AGGCTCTCCATGTCCTCAAATGGAAAatctaacagtaaaataactcgTGTGAGGATATTTAGTGAACTGAAGGCCCAAACCACAATGATAGCCACTGCTGTGTttctgatggtgatgatggtagcGTGCCTCAGTGGGTAGCACACAGCCACATATCTCTCCAGAGACATCAGCACCAGTGTGAGAGGGGAGATTTCATTCGTGAGATCAGCAAGCATGGTGAGAACACCACATACAGGATATGTTAGTGTTATTCTAGATGCAGATATTAGATACAGTAACTGACTCAGTGCCAGCAGCACAGTATCTGCAAAAAGGAGGTTAAACAGAAGAATGTAACGGGAGGTCTCACGAAACACTAATTTACTCCTCAAGGTGAATAACATGATTCCATTAatgaagagaaacacacagcatgGTACTGTAGTCACAGTGGAAAATAACACTCTTTCCAGTAACCCCTGATACTGCTTTCCAGCAGTGATGTTGGTCAGAGATTGATTTGCGTACAACATTTTGAGAAGCAATTAAGACATTAACCTATTGAACACAAAATGAATTTCTTCCAGTTTGTATTTAAGACATTAACCTATTGAACACAAAATTAATTTCTTCCAGTTTGTATTTAAGACATTAACCTATTGAACACAAAATGAATTTCTTCCAGTTTGTATTTAAGACTTTAACCTATTGAACACAAAATTAATTTCTTCCAGTTTGTATTTAAGACATTAACCTATTGAACACAAAATTAATTTCTTCCAGTTTGTATTTAAGACATTAACCTATTTAACACAAAATGAATTTCTTCCAGTTTGTATTGCCACAACAACGAAGCTCCAAAGTCAGCAGACATGCCCGTTGAGTTCACATGAGAAATAATCCACATACATTTTCCCTCTCTAGAcagttagcagcagcagcctgtgctTGTTTCCTTGTGAGCAGAGCTGGTCTGCAACGTTTGCCTAccctcacatactgtatatgaactcTGTCGTCACACCAAGTTCACGTGACACCATCACATGTCCGCATGGTTAACAGTTTAGGAATAGGTAATTTCTCTTCCATTATTTTCCAATACcctagtccaggggtcagcaacctttactatcaaaagagccaatttaggcaaaaaaacaacaacatttgatcattgtgatgaaggtaatacagtttatagtctaagtatatagtatataagtctaatgcagtgagggccaaagagcaaatgtactacggagtattagggccacattgagggaaaaaacatctgagatttacagaataaagtcataagtttacgagaaaaaaagtcgtaatattacaagaataaagtcataactttacgagaaaaaagtcgtaatattacaagaataaagtcataactttacgagaaaaaactttGAAATTACTTtagtctcgtaatattatgactttattcttgaaatctcagattttttttttttcctcaatgtggccctaatactccgtcgtaccgtcgtaccgtagacctacaacaatgataaataaaaatgaaaatgtaaacaaaaaacagttattcgtttccatttttataaatccacagggagccactggagaggagctaaagagacgcacacatgtggctccagagctgcaggttgctgacccctgccccgGGTCATGTGGTGTATGTCCATAGTGGACATGACAATAGGAGAGTATCTATCTCGAACTTAGTGGAATACTGATGTagtattattttcatttgttgtttttgcttgTATTAAGCATGGCTGTCATTTTTAATATCACTTTACAGAAAGATTTCCACTGCCAATTCCgaaagggtgctttcacatcagggacccagGTTCACGGGtccgagtacacttgaccctagggatgttaataattaaccgtaaTCGGGCACGGTTCGTCAATCCGTACTcaagtccacttgaaaaggtggaccggagtacggttcatgtgtactcggtGGAAGTGGGAGCAGAATGGGGCGGAACAGAATACATATATGTTTGGGTGCTTTGGAAGTTTAAATATAGTTATGGTGGGACTAACTAAAGTTTTATTTGTATGTTGAGTTCCATTGCATGAGAGATGCTTTTAAGTTTGCCTTTTGTGACCTGTTGCCTTTTGGGAATGTGTTTTTTCAGTGTTCGTATAGTGtaatacaatagaatagaagTGTTGCACTTGCACAACTGTCTGTtcgaaataaattaataaaaatatccTAATGTATTTTTTCCAATGTGCCGAGCTCGCACCAAACTGTGACTCCTAAATTGGGGTATAAACTGAACCATGACTTTTGTGTACCGTTACACCCTTAATGAAAGCAGTAGTATTTGCCTGAATGCCTGTTACATTAATGATTGGGTATGTAAATGTGCTATTTACTCCCACTACGACCAAGCACATCACAGCTTTAACGGCTCAGGCAAGTTCACACAGTTTTGTATTGTAAAAACACATGTTCGAGCTGTTTCCTTTGCTGAAAGGTAACTTTCAAGCCTCCAACAAGTCTGTCAAGCTCACATTACTGAGCATAGAGTGATAGCTCTTTAGGGACCTAGTCAGAGCAAAACTCACCAGCAAAAACATCTGTTGGTTGTTGTGGCTTTTAGCAAATCCCACAACATTGGCAACAACTGTTTGCTGCATCAAGTATGCTCTGTAGTATTATGCTGAAAACCATAGTAATCGGGAATATAAGTCAAGGGGAAGGGACAGGTCCATACGGCCACAACAAATTGCCGGAAGGCGGACGTCCACACAGAACCCACGTGTACACCCACTGATGATGAAATGTACGTCATACGGACCCTAGTGGACCCTTGTGTACTCGCAAAGTATAATATAGGCTGGCTAGCTCAAGCTGATCTTGTGGGGTCAAAACTAGAACACGGCTGGTACTGTGAAACAAACACCCTGGAGAGGGGTGGGTATCATCACCATTCCTTCTCCAAAGTCCTGGCTCCTGAACCCCAGTGTTGCGTCCCCAGAAGACGCCACTGTGTTCTACAAGTGAGGATAAAACTCATGTCAGTCACTACCACAGATCATGACCATAAGTAAGAGTTGGAacttaaaactaaaactaaatccTGAGCTTTGCCATTCTGACTCGACTTCTTCTTCACCCTGATGGTCCGGTACAACGCCTGCATTATACCGCCTCTCAATGTCATGCTCCATTTTACTAAGATAGTTGAACTCCAACTCTCAAACCGAGTGGCACAATCCACCGTATTCCAGAGCACCATGGCCTCAGACATAGAGGTGCCACTTCTCATTCTCATTGCTCTGTTTAGCAAGGAGCTATGTAGCTATGAAGGAGCTATCTAATGTTAGCTAGCATAAGATGCTATGAAGTACCCCATTTACAACTAATTACATATACTTTATATTGATGTGTTAAGTGTACCTAACTGTGCACCATGTTGTAAAACAGAGAGAATGCACAAGCAGAGATGTTCCTCTTTGTTGCAGCCCAATTTCAGATTGAGAAgacatgttcattttttttaaatcttgtaAAGCGCAGCTTGAAATGGGTAAGCACAGTTTTGAACCAACaagtttttttctatttacttTGGACTTTACTTATTCTAACTTCTTAAACTTTGCCATACTTTGTCTCCACAGAGGTACACGTCAAAAACCTCTGCATGAAGATTCCTGATAAACTCCCGCAGGAATCATTAATTATGTCAATATTTACTGAAAACATTAATGAGTAAGggtttgaatatttaatgtgtACAAATGAGTTACCAGGAGACTAAATCAGATGGGAGGGATTTCTCTCTGTGACTGAAAAACAGCGTTGCCACAACAATAGTTACACTCAAGATTACTTACTCAAGAAGACAATTAAGGAAACGTCCCAAAATACAACAAACTGACTCTAATGActctaaactttaaaaaagttgTTGGCAGAAGTAAAATGAACTATTGACACCTTCCTTTTTGGAGGgagaaatatgtttattttgcatttcaAGATATTATTAAAAGGATTTTTCGATTGATTAAAGTACAGTTTTCTCTGAGCCAGTGTCCGTTGGCCATTAGAGGATCTGCAGTACAAGAAATTTCAGGGGTCATTTCAACACTCAGTTGTTAGCTGTGGATGTTTTCTGTGAGCACATTGCAGTTAATAGGGCAGGGGTCAATGTTTAGGTAGTAAtcgtagtagtaatagtaattgtttttctaaggattattatttttctgctgcgaGATCGCATTTTTGAGGCACTTAGGATGCAcgaaaactcacgaaaagtgaaATACGCATCAGAActggcgcgaaattcaaagttctgtagtgattgggtgattttgtgtgtttttcatgtattttatgcatacttttacgaactcctcctagagagtttatcggattcgcgtcaaatttgggtagtataaccctcaaactaaTGTGACGCTAAATTATGAAAGAATTTTTGATCGCTCAAACaatgatgtcatacgtcatgtgagTAGACGCCATTTTATCACTTTacaggtatggaactttgcgaaactcctcctagaggattcaagagATACATTTCAAAGTCGGGCAGcggaatctcaacaccttcatgatgCTAAATTACGAAGCTTTTGTGGTTTcggcgaattttgatgtttcgacatgacacaggaggctgttgtaacttgactttacatagtccgatctgccctaaatttcacaagctggataatagtccaggccggaagacatatacgtgccatcatgagtgatagtcatagcgccacctacaggaaacaggaagttgttgtatattgactatacattgtccaatcagcCCCAAACgttacatgttttataagagtcttggcctgaagacatatacgtgccattattgagttatggtgataacgccacctactggcaacaagaaatggttgtatattgccacccaccctcatagaagtgcctttAAAGGatgccccacatgttctcaacaGGTCACTTACAGCGCCATGCGCTCCATGCAGAAAATTCCCTCTAACTGTTGCGCGCAGTGTCCGACTTTCatgggaatgcacgacagcgggttcCCCGACGTGTGCaagggggcgagggcccgttcatcgctgcttgcagctttatttttattttctaatttttcatAAAAGTGTGCATTTATCAATGTTCATTTTGAACCTAATAAGTATGAAAATTAAGTATAAAAAGACTCAAAAAGGTCTCATCAATCTTATCTTAATATAGAAACCCAAGATCTGTGGTGCAAATTTAGAGTTCATtgaagaaacaaaataaagtgaGCCACTAAGCTTACAGTATGTGCAAATGTGCTCCCAAGTTGAACATTTTAGGAGTGCATTAACTTTAGGGCACAATGAAAATTgatgaaataatgtgtttttctataATAAAGGGATACAAGGACACATTTACAATGACTTAATTTATTTGAATATAATAAAGTACACTAGGTTAATTACTtctgtttaaaactgtatttatctaataattatgtaattatttatacTACTATTTTAAACTGGATAAACAACAAATTCAACAGAGATTTTGGTATCTGTTCCAGCCCCACTTTAGGCTCGGAGAAGAGTTTTTACATAAAAGTCTTGTCAAGGGCAGCTTGAAATGTGAAgcaatatttaaattgatttacaACTACATGCAACTTCATACCTGAGTATGAGTTCAGACATTTAAGGTTCAAGTTAACATTTTAGGACAGACATTGAAGATAAAAGTTTGCTCCATACACGTACTCTTGACTTGTTCAACTTTGCCATACCATCTCCATTAACATtactgataaacacacacaggaggcattagttagattaatatttaatgaagACATGATGATGTTAGTGAGggtttgaatatttaatgtgtCTAAATTAGTTATCAGGGGATTGGGTCAGTTGTGGGGATTTCTCTCTGTGATACTTCAGAGAATTTCACCAaactaaaaacattattttcataacaacaacacaactcATTATTTGGAAAAGCTAGGAGAAGTTTAACTTTTACTGACTTGCATCcactgctgttttcttttttgttttgggcATTAGTTGTTAAAGCAGAATACTTTAAAACCTAATGTAAAAATCTAATAGACAATCTAcatgtatataatatacattttttaagactgGGAAACCACACATGGCCATCAGATGTCAAATCCAAATTTTGGCAAAGGGAAGGAACTGAAATGGAAGGCTGACATACGTGTCAATCAAGCAAATATGCCCTGACACaattctttttaatgttttctaatAATAACTCATAAAGCAtctccccaaaaaaaacaaattaaggtGTCAAACACTAACACTCAAGTAACTCAGGGTCGTTTTCACCAGTGAGGGTTAAATGGAATGTAAGATGGACAGGTGGTTTGGTGCAACATCCATAGTGATGCAGGCGTTGTACCGGACCATTGTGGTgaagggagctgagccggaaggtaaagctctcgatttaccagtATATCTATTTTCCGACCCTCACCTATGgacatgagctttgggtagtgaccgaatgAGATTTATCAATTGAAGAGGAGCAGATGGTGGAAGTGAGTTCTACTGGGCGGTAGTCTTTCAGGACACTCTGCAACTTCTACAGGTGCACCATCAAGAGTATCCTGACCGGCTGCATCACCTCTGCCATCCATGGAGGACATCTACACCCAGCGGTGTAGGAAAAAGGCCAACAGGATTATTACAGAACCCAACCACCCCTGCCACAAACTGTTCTGCCTGCTGCCGTCTGGGAGACGGTACCGCAGCATCCGGTCCCGCACATCCAGGCTCAGGGACAGTTTCAGTCAGCAGGCCATAAGACTTGTGCGATTTCCACtgtcatatatacagtatacaaatatatacatatacaccattgccaatgactgctttgctggaactGACttctgacaaataaagaaccttgaactttgacccttgACAAGGATAGAGCCCTGGGACATTACAACTGGGAATGGGTTACACCGTATCCTTGATCCTTACACACTGATTTCTGTTTTTGAGGTAGCATAAAGCATAAagcagcagaagaaaaaaaaatgctttgccTATTTTGTAAGAAGAATGTTGTGATTAATAACTCAAGGTTGTGTCAATGTCAAAATCTTTTCTTAAGTCGAGAAATACCGCAAAGTCCGTTCCCCCCTTATCAACTTTAGCTTTGATATTTTCAATAAGGAAAGAATTGGTTGTTGCAGTAGACTTATTTGCtctgaaatcaaattaaatggAGTGCTGAGAGGTCACCTGGGTCCAGACCTGGCTTTTTGAGAATAGAAGGGACTGCGGCCATTTTGAGAGAGGAGTTAGTAATGTCCACCGTGATGGGGCACAGGGTAGGAATGCATGCCTTGACCAGGGCTTTGGGCACGGGATCCAGAGAGCAGGCGGAGGCCTTGGCTTTGTTGACCAGTTTAGCAACATAAAGAGCATCCACAGGGGAGAAGGAGGAAAGGCAGCACTGAGGCGGGCATGCAGCGGAGATAGCATCACCCTGTGGCTGGCCAGGCGTCAGAAGCTGCTGGTGGATGGAGTCCACTCT
This portion of the Sebastes umbrosus isolate fSebUmb1 chromosome 17, fSebUmb1.pri, whole genome shotgun sequence genome encodes:
- the LOC119475973 gene encoding odorant receptor 131-2-like; its protein translation is MLYANQSLTNITAGKQYQGLLERVLFSTVTTVPCCVFLFINGIMLFTLRSKLVFRETSRYILLFNLLFADTVLLALSQLLYLISASRITLTYPVCGVLTMLADLTNEISPLTLVLMSLERYVAVCYPLRHATIITIRNTAVAIIVVWAFSSLNILTRVILLLDFPFEDMESLQMNDFCSDIAMFLGPMSDHYDKAYTCFLFVSAGVAITSSYIGVMIAARSASTDKASAQRARNTLLLHMVQLGLSLSSTIYNPILIALSRIVTRIVFVRTQNAFYVLIFIFPRCLSSLIYGIRDQNIRPVLVYHLCCRLKLSVAPAKAEVSP